The genomic DNA TCCGGGCGAGCTCAATGCCATCACCGACGTCGCCGGCGTCGAAGTGGGTCACACGACACTCATCACCGGCGAAGACGTTCGCACCGGAGTCACCGTGGTTCTCCCCGACGGACGTC from Vicinamibacteria bacterium includes the following:
- a CDS encoding P1 family peptidase yields the protein MRNLIVSLIVIASLDSLALGQTRARDLGVPFEGSPGELNAITDVAGVEVGHTTLITGEDVRTGVTVVLPDGR